Part of the Vulgatibacter sp. genome is shown below.
CGATCCCTGGCTGCTCCACGACACGGCGCCGGGCCTCTTCGACTTCGTCGAATACAGTGCACCGCTGCGGATCGAGGAGGCGCGCGCGCAGGCGGCCCGCTTCTCCGCCCTCTGGGATCGGCGGGCCGAGCTGCCGGCGATCTTCCACCCGGTGCACCTCAACCTCTGGGGTCCCGCCCTGGAGTCGGAGGAGAACCTCGCGGCGCTCGCCGAGCACCTGCGCGCGATCGGCTCGCCGTGGGTCGGGAACGACGTGGGCTGGTGGCACCACCGTGACGCGCCCTTTCCCGGCTATCTCTACGTGGTGCCGCCCCTGACCCGTGCGGCGGTGGCGCAATGCGCCGCACACGCCGTCCACGTGCAGGCGGCGATCGACGTGCCGCTCCTCCTCGAGAACCCGGCGGTGCTCTTCCGCAACGGCGACCTCCACGTCCTCGATTTCATGGCGGCGCTCCACCGCGAGACGGGGGCGCCGCTCCTCCTCGACCTGGGCCACCTCCTCGCCTACCAGCTCGTGCACGGCCACGAGCCCGGCACCGGACTCGACGGTTTCCCCCTCGATCGCGTCGCCGAGATCCACATCGCCGGCGGCGTGATCACCGCCCGCGGCGAGCGGCGGTTCTACGTCGACGATCACGGGCAGCCGGTGCGCGAGGAGCTCTTCGCGATGCTCGAAGGGATCCTGCCCCGGTGCACCGGCCTGAAGGCGCTCACCTTCGAGGCCGACGGCCATCCGGAGCCGGTGGCCCGGCAGACCCTGCAGCGCCTCCGCTCCCTCGTCCCGGCGCTGGCGCCGTCGCCGTCCGAGGCGCCCGGCGAGCACCGCGGACCGGTCGTGATCCAGCCCGGCGTCCTCGCCGAGGCGGAGCGGGACGCCTGGGCGCTCTTCGATCTCGTCCACGCCGAGCGCGGCTCGACCGGGGATCCCGAAGGCGTGCGGGCAGACGCGGACTTCCGGCTCGCGGTGATCGCGCAGCAGCTCGATCGGGAGTGGCCGCTCACCCGCGCCCTCGCTGCAGGGGATCGCGAGGCTTTGCAGGCCTTCGCCGCGTCGGCGGAATACCGCAGCCGCTACGAGGGGACGGGCAAGGACCTCGGCGCGGTCTTCGCCGCGTGGGCGAGGCGCCGGATCCGCGAGAGTCGCATCGCCGGCGGCGAGGTGGCGCTGGCGTTCGAGTCCTGGTGCCACGGCCTGCTCCACCGCGCCGCCGGCGCACTGCAGGAGGGGGCGATCGCGCTGGCGCCTGGGATCGCCGCCGGCACCTTCCCGGCGGATCTCTCCGAGCTCGTCTTCGCCGCCCGTGCGCTGCGGCGGCACCTCGTCGACCGCGCCGTCGCCAGCGGCCTCTACGAGGCGAGCGGCCTCGACGCGCTGGGGCAGGCCGCCGTTCGTGCGCAGCCCGGGGCCTGGCCGGTGCTGGTGCGCCGGCGGGAGGGGGCGCTGGAGGTGGAGCCGATCGACGCGTCGCTGCTGCGTCTGCTCCGGCTCGCAGGCACCGGCGCCGTGCCGGAGGGTCTCGCGCCTGCGGACCGCGCGACGCTCGAGCGCGCGGTGGCCGCGGGGCTGCTCCGCGTCGGCGCCGCTTGAGGAACGACGAAGGCCGCGCCCGTCCGAGCGCGGCCTTCGTCTCGATGGGTTCGAATCAGAGCTGGTTGACGGCGCCCGGCGTCGGCGTGGTGCAGAACGCCCAGTCGACGCTGGCGTCGTTCGCATCCTCGCCGTTGGGCATCCGGCAGAGCGAGCCCTCCGTCAGGTTGCTGTCCTCTGCGGTGGTGGCGGTCCCCTCCACCAGGTTGTAGCGCGTCCCCGCGGGGAACATGCTCAGCCGCGTCGCGCCGATCGAGCCCTCGTAGCTGAGCGAGTCGATGATGCTGCGGGTGTTGGTGTTGACGAGCGCGACGCCGCCGTAGACGTCGAGCAGGTTGTCGGTGAGGCTGTTGTTGAAGAGCAGGGTGTAGTGGGCGCCCGGCGCCACCGACATGCCCTGGCTTCCCAGCACCATGTACTCGCCCGGCTGCAGCTGGGAGACGTTGGGGTTGAAGTAGAAGAACGCCTGGTCGGTGCCGTCCTGCTCGTTGCCGTCGACGAGGTAGACCGCGTAGTCGAGGAGATCGATGGCGACGTTGGTCCCGTTGTAGATCTCGACGAACTCCGCCGCGTCGGGGCTGCCGACGTTGTCGTAGTCGACCTCGTTGATCACGAAGCCCGGGGGCGGCAGGAGGACGCAGGGGCCGAAGAGCGGGCAGCCATAGCCCGCCTCGATCGTGCCGCAATCCGCTGCGCAGCCGTCACCGTCGACGGCGTTGCCGTCGTCGCAGACCTCGCCGCCGGTGACCATGCTGTCGCCGCAGGTGGGCTCGTCGGTGGCGATTTCGATCCGGTAGCTCTCGGGGACGTTGGCGGTGGA
Proteins encoded:
- a CDS encoding DUF692 family multinuclear iron-containing protein, which produces METLPWMGLGLSTNLGPRDRPDPWLLHDTAPGLFDFVEYSAPLRIEEARAQAARFSALWDRRAELPAIFHPVHLNLWGPALESEENLAALAEHLRAIGSPWVGNDVGWWHHRDAPFPGYLYVVPPLTRAAVAQCAAHAVHVQAAIDVPLLLENPAVLFRNGDLHVLDFMAALHRETGAPLLLDLGHLLAYQLVHGHEPGTGLDGFPLDRVAEIHIAGGVITARGERRFYVDDHGQPVREELFAMLEGILPRCTGLKALTFEADGHPEPVARQTLQRLRSLVPALAPSPSEAPGEHRGPVVIQPGVLAEAERDAWALFDLVHAERGSTGDPEGVRADADFRLAVIAQQLDREWPLTRALAAGDREALQAFAASAEYRSRYEGTGKDLGAVFAAWARRRIRESRIAGGEVALAFESWCHGLLHRAAGALQEGAIALAPGIAAGTFPADLSELVFAARALRRHLVDRAVASGLYEASGLDALGQAAVRAQPGAWPVLVRRREGALEVEPIDASLLRLLRLAGTGAVPEGLAPADRATLERAVAAGLLRVGAA